A single genomic interval of Oryza sativa Japonica Group chromosome 7, ASM3414082v1 harbors:
- the LOC4342649 gene encoding NAD(P)H-quinone oxidoreductase subunit S, chloroplastic: MAPTTPASFLRPPPLPHHHHPRIVRLPPPSATFRVADLLGGRGLCNGEVGIRKELASDSPAAPPSTTTSSDEPAESPPPPPAASGVDPDAFDKEMMGLTGGFPGGEVGLKDFVAKNPPPPKPAHRKGLAAAATVERPRAPELPLFLPGMVVLVKNPNNAYHMYCGIVQRVTDGKVGVLFEGGIWDRLITFDLDELEGREKGPPMVNPKSVLLESLAAEMEDDVAKEEEGEEAKKKKEEEGTAAAA, from the coding sequence ATGGCGCCCACCACCCccgcctccttcctccgcccgccgccgctgccccaccaccaccacccccgcaTCGTCCGCCTGCCCCCTCCCTCGGCGACCTTCCGCGTCGCTGACCTCCTCGGCGGCCGGGGTCTCTGCAACGGCGAGGTCGGCATCCGCAAGGAGCTCGCCTCCGActcccccgccgcgccgccatccaCCACCACTTCTTCCGACGAGCCCGCGgagtcgccaccgccgccgccggctgcgtcCGGGGTGGACCCGGACGCGTTCGACAAGGAGATGATGGGCCTCACCGGCGGATtccccggcggcgaggtcggcctCAAGGACTTCGTCGCCAAGAACCCGCCTCCCCCCAAGCCGGCGCACAGGAAaggtctcgccgccgccgccacggtggAGCGGCCGAGGGCGCCGGAGCTGCCGCTGTTCCTCCCCGGGATGGTGGTGCTCGTCAAGAACCCCAACAACGCCTACCACATGTACTGCGGCATCGTGCAGCGCGTCACCGACGGCAAGGTCGGGGTGCTGTTCGAGGGGGGGATCTGGGACAGGCTCATCACCTTCGATCTCGACGAGCTcgaggggagggagaagggcCCGCCCATGGTGAACCCTAAGTCCGTGCTGCTCGAGTCCCTCGCCGCGGAGATGGAGGACGATGTggccaaggaggaggagggagaggaggccaagaagaagaaggaggaggaaggcaccgccgccgcggcttgA
- the LOC4342650 gene encoding putative F-box protein At1g32420, with protein MAPPGTSRRRGRRGRRAAGRCAGLPLDALFEIMLRLPARDVCRLRAVCRSWRAVASDRAFVDAHASRHPGPYVAACFSDEADGGDGDESCGGVDIVDLSSGDIVKTIYTEVSGSRVQRTRLDLVCLVEGPSPLDVTVLDPVTGATYIPAKSISADNKDLLSSGRLIMESCAFGKVPSTGEYKVVRLLGSGNPCELYECEIMTVNSAGALQWRAIQGPQLPVCSSNNMRSVVINGVAYFLLDYSRLYCSNDGLLIRPGNIVPFDLETEEWMGILNGPKPVARGRDMIVISSTLEIMEPLSLADLNGSLVMVHAVYGSPMDLWFLSDLEQGLWVKKYSIDFEYYNNNAYPLLLLDDEKIVFLLRGTNVLQSYDLKDDTYTDILVVPDFRSVGIYTGDLLSLEGGLN; from the coding sequence ATGGCGCCGCCCGGGACGagcaggaggagggggcggcgtgGTCGTCGGGCGGCGGGCCGGTGCGCGGGGCTGCCCCTCGACGCGCTGTTCGAGATCATGCTGCGGCTGCCGGCGAGGGACGtctgccgcctccgcgccgtctgCCGGTCGTGGCGCGCCGTGGCCTCCGACCGGGCCTTCGTCGACGCGCACGCCTCCCGCCACCCGGGCCCGTACGTCGCCGCGTGCTTCTCCGATgaagccgacggcggcgacggcgacgagtccTGCGGCGGCGTCGACATCGTCGACCTGTCCTCCGGCGACATCGTCAAGACTATTTACACCGAAGTCAGTGGATCCAGAGTGCAGCGCACGCGCCTCGACCTCGTCTGCCTCGTTGAAGGGCCTAGCCCCTTGGATGTCACCGTGCTGGATCCGGTCACCGGTGCTACCTACATCCCGGCAAAGAGTATCTCTGCGGATAATAAGGATTTGCTGAGTTCAGGCCGTCTCATAATGGAATCCTGTGCTTTTGGGAAGGTCCCCTCTACAGGAGAGTACAAGGTGGTCCGTCTCCTTGGTTCTGGTAATCCATGTGAGCTATACGAGTGCGAGATCATGACCGTGAACAGTGCTGGCGCTTTGCAATGGAGGGCGATACAAGGACCTCAGTTGCCTGTTTGTTCAAGTAACAATATGAGAAGTGTGGTCATCAATGGGGTTGCGTATTTCCTGTTAGATTATTCGAGGCTCTATTGCTCAAATGATGGCTTGCTTATTCGACCAGGTAACATAGTTCCATTTGACCTTGAGACGGAGGAATGGATGGGTATTCTAAACGGACCGAAACCAGTCGCCAGGGGACGGGATATGATTGTTATCTCCTCAACCTTGGAAATTATGGAGCCCCTCTCGCTAGCCGACTTGAATGGGTCCTTAGTGATGGTGCATGCTGTATACGGTTCCCCCATGGACCTGTGGTTTCTGTCAGATCTTGAGCAAGGACTCTGGGTTAAGAAGTACAGCATAGATTTCGAATACTATAATAACAATGCTTATCCTTTGCTGCTGTTAGACGATGAGAAGATTGTCTTCCTACTGCGGGGAACTAATGTTCTACAAAGTTATGATCTAAAGGATGACACATACACTGATATATTGGTGGTGCCAGATTTCAGATCCGTTGGCATTTATACTGGAGATCTATTGAGCTTGGAGGGTGGTCTGAACTGA